The Ignavibacteriota bacterium genome contains a region encoding:
- the thyX gene encoding FAD-dependent thymidylate synthase — MKLIAASYEIVTPIDAFSMLRHIELCGRVCYKSENRITADSAASFVRMLIDSHHESVIEHVSITVRFVVDRGVSHELVRHRIASFSQESTRYCNYSKGKFGGELTFIDARRHMHSDAQRLWGEALRSIEQQYLRMIELGVQPQMARSILPNSLKTEIMLTANLREWRTILRQRTAPAAHPQMREVMIPLLEEFRDKIPVVFDDL; from the coding sequence ATGAAACTCATCGCAGCATCGTACGAGATTGTAACGCCGATCGATGCGTTCAGCATGCTCCGCCATATCGAGTTGTGTGGCAGGGTGTGTTACAAATCCGAAAACCGCATCACCGCGGATTCCGCCGCGTCCTTCGTCAGAATGCTCATCGACTCTCACCATGAGAGTGTCATCGAACACGTATCGATTACCGTACGATTCGTTGTTGACCGAGGCGTGAGTCATGAACTCGTTCGTCACCGAATAGCTTCTTTCAGTCAAGAGTCAACCAGGTATTGCAATTATTCGAAGGGCAAATTTGGGGGTGAGTTGACCTTTATTGACGCCCGGCGCCACATGCATTCAGACGCGCAAAGGCTATGGGGCGAGGCACTGCGTTCCATCGAGCAGCAGTATTTGAGAATGATTGAGCTTGGAGTTCAGCCACAGATGGCCCGCAGCATCTTACCGAATTCGCTGAAAACCGAGATAATGCTTACGGCAAATTTGAGAGAATGGCGAACCATCTTGCGCCAACGGACAGCACCGGCTGCTCATCCTCAAATGCGCGAAGTGATGATTCC
- a CDS encoding DUF2786 domain-containing protein, translating into MTSPIIGKIRKLLALAGSPNEHEASLALAKAREMQREYGISDSDLAQAEFVIQQCNRSTWRSRPIEQPWIFSLLKAYFKVIPVIITTGAMEVLGCDWIYCGKPHDILIAEYVHDYLMRVAKQRWSIYEKSLSHRIKRRGKIERHRAFLHGFFCAVSERLDAQNRAWYNETGIVVHADAKLVNFVDQYLGGALSKRSINKGKSDQSFVDGFVQGVDVDIAKPVSAAQSNNRLVCSEGQAT; encoded by the coding sequence ATGACCAGCCCAATCATCGGTAAAATCAGAAAATTGCTGGCGCTGGCGGGTTCACCCAATGAGCACGAAGCGTCCCTGGCTCTGGCCAAGGCACGCGAGATGCAGAGAGAATACGGCATTTCGGACAGCGATCTTGCGCAGGCCGAATTTGTAATACAGCAATGCAATCGTAGCACCTGGCGATCCAGGCCGATAGAGCAACCGTGGATCTTCAGTTTGTTGAAAGCCTACTTCAAAGTCATACCGGTAATAATAACAACAGGAGCGATGGAGGTTCTGGGCTGTGATTGGATTTACTGCGGCAAACCTCACGACATTCTCATTGCAGAATATGTTCATGACTATCTGATGCGTGTGGCGAAACAGCGTTGGTCGATCTACGAAAAGTCGCTGTCGCATAGAATCAAGCGCCGCGGTAAAATAGAACGGCACCGCGCGTTTCTACACGGATTTTTCTGTGCTGTGAGCGAACGGCTCGACGCCCAGAATCGCGCCTGGTATAATGAAACAGGAATTGTCGTCCATGCCGATGCCAAGCTCGTGAATTTCGTGGATCAATATCTAGGTGGCGCTCTATCGAAGCGCAGCATCAATAAAGGGAAATCCGATCAGTCGTTCGTCGACGGATTTGTTCAAGGTGTTGACGTGGATATTGCAAAGCCGGTCTCAGCAGCACAGTCGAATAATCGCCTTGTGTGTTCGGAGGGCCAAGCTACATGA